Proteins found in one Candidatus Neomarinimicrobiota bacterium genomic segment:
- a CDS encoding acetyl-CoA carboxylase biotin carboxyl carrier protein subunit, translating to MNFEINGGGITLQVDFQTQDDKLIIKSESGQLDFEAVLVQPGIYSVLMNNRSFVVSICSKDDQRVNVNGTPLVMELLDAVHLHLRELGWDAMQEIKAGLVSAQIPGLITKIFQSVGDEVVEGDPIFLMEAMKMENEIKAPVSGTIVKISVKTGQTVEKGTDIIEIK from the coding sequence ATGAATTTTGAGATCAATGGTGGCGGAATAACCCTTCAGGTGGATTTCCAGACTCAGGATGACAAGCTGATTATCAAATCTGAATCTGGGCAACTGGATTTTGAAGCAGTTCTGGTTCAGCCTGGGATCTATAGCGTACTTATGAATAATCGTTCCTTCGTAGTTAGTATCTGCTCTAAAGACGATCAACGGGTGAATGTGAATGGCACTCCTCTGGTCATGGAATTGCTGGACGCGGTTCACCTACACTTGAGGGAGCTGGGTTGGGATGCCATGCAAGAGATTAAAGCCGGACTGGTTAGTGCTCAGATTCCGGGACTGATCACCAAAATTTTTCAGAGTGTCGGTGATGAAGTTGTAGAAGGTGATCCTATCTTTCTTATGGAAGCCATGAAAATGGAAAACGAGATCAAAGCACCGGTTTCCGGCACTATAGTGAAGATTAGTGTTAAAACAGGTCAAACCGTTGAAAAGGGAACAGATATCATTGAGATTAAATAA